DNA sequence from the Puntigrus tetrazona isolate hp1 chromosome 2, ASM1883169v1, whole genome shotgun sequence genome:
TACGGTAAAGGTGTTTGCAAATGTTCGCTTTTGAGATGCGTTTGTGATATTGAATGCTGTTTTGATGTGAGTATTTTTTGTGTATGAAGCTTTGAAAAAGTAAGCAGTAAAAAAACTGTTGCGCACAGATCCCTACTACTTCAGAAATCTTTGGGGAAAAATTAAACCAATCCAGGGATATTTGACATACTTTGGGACACATATTCTAATAAGAGTCAACAATACATTTAGGTGCTCACAGATGAGATGAGTTTTCAGGAGTTTCTTGCATGTTGTCAGGAATTTGTATCTCTGGATCAGATTTGGAAGAACGGTCCACCGGCAAGGAACAGTGAACGAGAAGGTTCTGGAACGTGATTTTTTCATCACTCTTTGATGGTATCATGAGCTTCTGGAAGGACAATACGGTTGTTCTCTGCACAGACATCAGTGTCTTGAACTTGAAGCAAGCAGCAACTGATAGCCATTGCATAGAGACAAGGAGAGGTGTAACGTGGGCTCTCTTGGTCTGATTGAACAGGCTGCACATTCTGCATCATTTGTTGAGGTTTGATTACACACCCTGGAAGTCCAGCCATAAGAGCGCTGGAATAGTCCAATCTAGAAGTGACAAGGAATCGGTGAGGGAGTGCTCGTACTGATGGTGCGCAATGAAAAACCTCATGACCATGCCACGCAAAGCCAAACCCAAGATTTCTATTTGGGATTATCGTTGATGATCCAAGCATAATGGTGAACCACCAGAGTGACTGGGAAGCAAATAAGTTTTGTCTTTATATGAATTTGAAGGTGATGTTTGTATGCGTGCGTATGTGTATATGTTACAAATAATTGAAGACGCAGCATTATTGAAAATTAATGCGCACACAGGGTGGTGATGCTGAGAGTGTGCGTTAATTTTCAATAATTCAAGGGTATATTgtcaattatttattgaatacaGTGGCATTGTTGACTTCTTGATTTGAATTGGTCGACACATGCTTATGTATAATGTGATCTCTTTACAGAATATGACATCCTTACAATATCCTTACAGTATTCTGTATCTGGTCTATAAAGAATGTGTTCTCAGaagaacacaaaacatttaaaacatgctgTCTTAGTCAGGTTTGACCAGGAAAGTACAAATAAACCGACATGTACACACTGCTATTGTCATTACGTATTGTCTGAGCACATGTACATTCTCAATAGCTTTTCATTCACATGCATTTCTAAAGCACAATCAtttctatttgcatttttatagtgCATGCAATTCTACATAttgttgtaaatgtttgttAGGGTTTGCATGTTTTATCACAACTTTTATGCACTTTTGTCGGGGACGAGGGTTCTGCTGATAAACGTTTCGTGATTCTTTCCATATAGCAAACCGATGGCTTTTGAATGCTTGTTCTgtgcacatttttttcctcagccCTGCATTTGGATGATCTGAGGACTGTAGACCCATCCAAACAGATGTTCACCTGCCAGTCTTCATACTCTCCAAGGTTTGATGTCCACATCACATACATAAAACATTGGTAAGACCTTCACAGCTGTTGCTGTTGCCGAGAGGATTGGTGAGAAGGTCATATCCACACCTTGattgttgataataataatacgtgtTTCTGAGGGACGATCTTCACACATCACATTTCATATGATGATAAAATATAGACAATGCACCGTGGCATATTCAGCTCGCAAGCTGTTTATGTGGTCTCATCCCAGCAGCTTGTGATCAGTGTTGCATAAAAAGATCCAGACCTGCCATCAACTTCTCTTCTAGCATCACTTCTTTTTTAATGCAGGTGTAAATAAAGTCCACACCAGTGTAGCCTCTGAGCACCACCTTCAGGCTGGTATGAGCATGCGCCCCAGTAATACTGGAATTACATTCAGTGTTTTCTTGTGTAATGTTATTGATATAAGTATCTGCCCTTAATAAACGTTGTCATAAACCGAACCAGTTCTGAGAATTCTGTCGAGTTTTGGGGAAAGGTTAACTCATCCATCGTGTGAAATAATTCTGGAATGCTTTAGTCTGCTGAGGTCTTCTCCAGAAAGTAAATGCAGGTATTGTtatgtcttctttctttcacacaGTTTCACATACTGAATATCCTAGTTTTCCTATTAAGAAGTATCTttgtaatgattaaataatCGACTggcaatttctttctttctctcggTCCTGGAACTATGCATTATGTCGTACACGTGAGATGTCGTAGCTAATAACAATCGATTGATAAACTATAAAACAAGCTCAAGTCATAGTTTAGTCCCGTGTATTTGAGCACCGTCTCGAGGACACGCCCACAGCCAAACAGATCGTATCATCAGCCGTGATCAGACGCGTGCTTTATACCTTACCCTTTAAAGTCAGTTCTCATTTCAGAAACAAAATTCGATCTCTAATATGTGAATTAGAAGTTAAACTATTCTGCAACAGACCGGCCCTGAAACCGAAAGTGAAAGTCGCTGGAGAGTTTGGTGAGTACTTTCATGAAGGTACGGTTCTCGTGATCGTGTAGTGgattgtttaaaatgacaaaacagcaAATGTGTAAAAGTATGTCTGAAGACGATGTAGACATCTCCCCGTTTGACCAGAGGTGTATTATTAGCGGGTGTGGAGTGCTACATCCGGGTTTCAGTGGCGGATTCCGCTGGAGTGTGGTATTTGCCACAAAGAGATGTTTCATGTACCACTGAAAACTGTGTGACATCCACAGCTCTGACAAGCCGCTATCTGCCGCAGTATAATGTCGATACTGAACATAATTGATTgtgatttcttttaaacatatGCTATAGGCCGTCTATATCGGATCTAATACAGCAATCATGaggttttctgtctgtctcgtgTCGATGTGTTGATACAGAATGACTTGCAGTAGGCTAATACCTactcaaaactcaaaatataACTTCTGCTATTTACATACTGACAGTTCAGTTATGCTTTGTTGATATTTGGACTATTCTGGCCTCAAAAACAGATGTGCCACAAACtgactgtattttattattattattattattattattagactttttaattggcattattaaaataactgattgaTTAGAAATGATTTCCCCTGTTTAtgttaatacaattatttaataaaatattattattatcattattattattttaaaccatatatttacaatataggCCTACATATTACGATACATAGGCATATAGTGTGGAATGGTTGTGACGTCAACATCTGGAAAGTCTGGTTTCATGTTGTTCTACTGATATAGATGTAGATCAGACAGAGCAGCATGATGGACCAGtgactttaatatatatatatatatatatatatataaacacatttgagATCTCAGAGGTCAGAGAGAGACTTGATATatgattttgttgttgaatgaattattgttaatattaaaaataatttaaaaaaaaatatatatatatatatatatatatatatatatatatatatatatatatatatatatatatatatatatatttttttttttttttttttttttttttattcatcagaaaTGTGCCTTATGAGCCATATTTATCAGCCCCGGTGGTGATATAGGATAAAAGGACTttttgcaatgcatgctggTTAGGACTTTTGTCCTTCATGAGACAGCCCTGTGCCTTAAGAGCGAGTCTTGAGAAGTTGGTTTGTGTGAGATGCATGATGCTTAGAAATGcgattattttcataataaataacaagcattttctgtgttttgtcaatcatatttattatcatATGATATAATCCTGTTTATTATAGCAACAAAGCACATGGGTGTGAATCATGAAAAGTCCCACTGACTAATCCACTATGAGAAGGTTCACTATGATGAACTGCTTTTTCTTCACTCCTCCACAGCCGCCGACTTTCGAGACGAGACTTAAATTCCAAATAACTTTCTTTTCTATCGccaatgtgtaaaaatataaacatagcgcaaaaaaaataaaaacacatattcaAATATAGTGAGAACATTcactaaaaaataattatacatttttgagaaaatgaaCGGACacaaaaaagtagtattttaaaattatagtttaatataagGACTTGCGATTTCTATACCTTCTTTCTCAAACCGACTGCTGAAAAACGGTTTAATTTTGTGAttccaaaaatgtgaaaaacgtTATTGTCAAAACGACTCAATGTGTTTTCTCTGATCTGATAGCTATGCTGGTGTGAAAAGACCTGCTCTAAACGCTCTCCAAAACACTTCAGAGACTGATTTAcgtaagtacattttaaatgttaaaatgataaacGTGTGAAAACATATCATAGGCTATAAGACAGCACTAATGCAACACACATCACGGGAGTTAAGTAGCCAAATGTctctttatttataattgtattaattttaaccGCTAATCTAAAACTGTTCTTAGTGAAGAGATGGAGAACAGAAACACTGTGTATCCAGCAGCTAGCTCTGCGTCTGAGAAAAGTGACCAGTCCATGGAGTTTCCTCCTCGATTCAGTGAAGGAGCGGTGACCTCTGACACCAGGTAAGACAAAACTTTAATActaattatgttatattaagGTATGGCCGAACACCGACTCCTGGCCTATATAagtgaaatgcatatttatcatgcattttTAGTTCAATACAAACATATGTTTAAAATCTGTAGGAATTATGACAACAATCACATATCTCACACAGAGTTTGCACTGTTGTAGTGTTTGAAAATATCCACGCATAATTTTACACATAACgccatatataaaaataaagcattttagaagaaaacgCAACGAATCACGGTTGTTTCAACCAATCAGCGTGAAGCTGCGTCATCAGCAAGTCAGTCCCCATTGAGCTTTTGGGGAAAAGCAACCGTTCTCGCTCAGCTGACTCACTGTTGCAAGAGATTTTTGGAATGTCATCGTGACGTCAGAGAAAGGCAGACCGCCCTTCGGACACACTTCTAACTAGCATTGTCTTGCACAATCTGTTCCTCAAAGATTTATCTCGTCTAAGAAGTGTTAGTCTTAACAGTTATTGATTATCATCACCTGTGCCTCGTTCCATTTTTgttcaattattttgtaaatagaTTAAATCAAAGCAAGCTTATTCATTTTCCAACAATCTCTATTACGTAAAGAGCTGATGCAAGACATTTTAGCATTTGGGCAGATGCACCACGGGCTCATTGGAAATACCTACCTCTTCCTGTATttctgcaaaattaaaaaatcgaATCATTGCAGTTTCCAGTTCAAGTGAACActggaggcagtaaaactctttattccttttcacacaaagtatGACATGTAGGTCCACAGCTTCGATTCATGAAGCCTAATTTTCACAGAATTTCTTGACAAATATTATGTTATGAGCTCAAAACTGTTTTGCATGCTGCAggatttgaaaactgatactTTAACTGATATATTAAAACACgagtaaagtataaaaataaagtataaacataataaagtatatgcatatgtatgctGTTTATAATGAATGCCAATAGCCtaattgatgttttattttacagttagctataatgtttatatttattaatattttaatatacatatagatacatAAAACAGTATAGCTTAATTGTTTGCAGTGACAAAGTTAATGGgtgtttttgctgtaaaatcAGTCTCTCTTTTTAATGAGTAGGGTTGGGtaccttttacatttttatcggTAACGTTACCagtattgtataatttttttgtactttactCTCTGTGTAACGGCAAAAAAAATTCAGTGGAAAAACTCtcaatttgaacattttaaacattattttgaacaaaatttgtgtatttgtgtagtAAACAAAACCGTGTCTCCACATTTCATACATATGCTGTAGAGCTAAATGGAACATGCAGGATTCACATTAAACCGTCTTTTgcgttttaatatttacattcagtAGTTCATATGAGTCAAAGTGACAGACCTTCTtttattcatccaaaaaaatgtgcattttgcatttatgaGGTCACACGCTGATGTTGgacgagaaggcctggctctTAGTCcccgctctaattcatcccaaaggtgttctatcgggttgaggtcaggacttgtcaagttcatccacaccagactctgtcatccatgtctttatggaccttgctttgtaGAGCCCAGTGGTGGCATGCTGTATATCATTGCATCCAAcactttgcattgcacttggtgatgtatgaCTTGGATGTAGCTGCTTGGCCATAGAAACCCATTACGTGAAGCTTTCTGGTCTTGAGCTAGTCTGAgggccacatgaagtttggaggtctgtagtgATTGACTCTGGCCACCTCTTAACATTATGCACCTCAGCATCCACTGACCCCGCTCCGTAAGTTTACGTGGACTACCACTTAGTGGCTGAGTTGCTATCTTATACGACAGCTGACAGCTAACTGTGGAATATTTATGAGCAAAGGAATTTTacgactggatttgttgcacaggtggcacCTATCACAGTTCCACACTGGAATtaactgagctcctgagagcgacTCACAaactttcacaaatgtttgtaaaaacagtctgcatgcctaggcTCTAGATTTTACACACTTGTGGCCATAGAAGTGATTGGAACACTGATTGGAACATCctattatttggatgggtgaatgaatacttttggcaatatagtgtatgtcACAggatctctctccctctgtctctgtgtAACACATGCGATCACATGTGTTCTGAGGTGATGTAATTTGGTGTTGATTGATTTAATGGGAGTTGGTACTCTGTACTACCGACCCAATTCAGTTACCCTTAAAAGTACAGAGTTTGGTACCCAACCCTATTGATTCTCTTGTTTTCAAATAACGATGGTTTCTGCTGCCACATTTATCAACTTGCAGTCTAATAATTTTGTTGGGTAGATCACACGATACGACATTGCACTAGAGTGAATAAACTTTATATGAACTTTGTTAAACtacagttcaacaaaacagctcaaataAGTTAAAACGGCAGAGCTGTATAATCAAATATGCTTTTATGgcacttttgcatttgttaacactgtttAAGGATATGATTGATGAAGgggatatttccaacatgaaacagcattaaaatttattagatatttaaattatgtaCCACTGCAATATGCACCTGGAGCAATGTAATACCAACACAGCAATACCTGCCAATTAACTTAACAATAAAAGGTTGCTTACTAAACCCACATACTGGTGCATATCATTGGAGATTTCACTTCAACACTGCTGCAAAACAACGGTGCTGTATATTTCCGTATTGTACATCCATATTTCAGTTGAGCCTGGGTTGGGCAGGTAACAGCCTAGTTGTACAGCTCCCATTTGTTGGATGTACATATCCTCTGTTATCAATTTGACATATGTCTGCTTTAATATagctggtatatatatatatatatatatatatatatatatatatatatatatatattccaaacaTAGGCTATATTATACATAGATCATGCCTTTGATAATTCAAATATAGATCAAAGATCATTAGTACAGTCTTCAAAGACTTCTTGAGTTTcatttaacagtaaaacagaAATCAAACCTTTTATGTGGGCTAAATCAGGTTTTATACAGTTGTGCAACAGTTGTGGAGTTCTGTGGCAAGTAAAACAAAACCTCTCAACTTTCATCTTGATTACATTTTGGTCAtgtctgttttaataaatgtgtcatTCCATATTGATGGAAACaaaaattcttaaaagtttACTCTCtacttaaataataattacaaaaataatgctgGAAACTAAAatagaatgcttaaaaatgtatactgttCACTCTTGGCAAACCTTTATGTTTAAACCTTAAAATTCTTCATTaacatgtttttcatgtttgtgtttCCATTTTGAGAGCTGATCTTGATCTGACAACATCAGTACAGTCTTCAAAGACTTCTTGGTCATgtctactttttttaaaaaaaaggggtCATTTcacattaaactaaaaaaaaaatttactctctacaaaaataataattgcatatataatgctcaaaattaaaattgaatgcttaaaaatgtatactgttCACTCTTGGCaaacttaatgttttattaaaaatctgtttctttAGTGAAAATATGGATGATCTGATCCAGGATCAGTCCAGATGTGGATCTTGTGAGCAGGTACTAAGTGATTCAGTCTCTATCACATGTGGACACAGTTTCTGCAGTCAGTGCATCAGTTTCTACTGGGATCAGTCAAGACTGCCAGAGGACTTTGACTGTCCTCTATGCATAAAGAGATCTAGAACACATCCTGTTCTACCGATGCCAGTCTTTAACAAACTAGCAAGCCTGCAGGTGGAGTCTAGAGACCTGAAAAGAGTCAAAGAAAAGCATAAAACCAGCATGAAGGACAGGTATGAGAGTTTATTTGAGGGAATCAAACACAAAGAGAATGAAACACTCCTCAACAGGATCTACACACAGCTTTACATCATAGAAGGAGAGAGTGATGGagtgaatgaagaacatgaggttttacagatggagaaaacTGCCAGAACTCAACCCGCAGAACACACTTCCATCTACTGCAATGACATCTTTAAAGCCTCACCTGAACCAAAATGTGAGGAGAAAGACAAACTCAGGGTtgttcttactaaaggcattgctggaattggaaaaaccatctctgtgcagaagttcattctggactgggctgagggaaaagccaatcaggaagtagatttcatgtttttgcTTCCTTTTCGAGAGTTGAACTTGATTCAAGATCATAAGTATAGTCTTCAGAAACTTCTGATGGACTTTCACCCTGAACTTCAAGATCTGGACTCAAAGATTTATGAGGAATGCAAAattgtgttcatctttgatggtctggatgaaagcagGATTCCACTGATGTTTACAGACACTCATAAAGTTTGTGACGTTACAGAGACTTCATCAGTGGGTGTGTTGATGTCAAACCTCATGAAAGGAGAgctgcttccctctgctctcatctggatcacctctagaccagcagcagccaatcagatcccctCTGAGTACATCAACCGTCTGACAGAAATTCAGGGATTCAATGAGTCTCAGAAGGAAGAATATTTCAGGAAGAGAATCAGTGACCAACATCAAGCCAACAAGATCATCTCGCACATCAGAAGAGCAAGAAGCctccacatcatgtgccacatccccgtcttctgctggatctcatccaCTGTGCTTCAGAAACTCCTGGAAAAAGATCTGAGTGCAGAAATTCCTCAAACtttgactgaaatgtacatccacTTCCTCTTGATTCAGATTAACATGAGGAACCAGAAGTATGAAGAGAGAGATCCAGAGAAACTCATGGAATCCAACAAAGAAGTGATTGTGAAACTTGCTCGAGTGGCTTTCAGACAGTTGATAAAGGGCAATGTGATGTTCTATGAGGAGGACTTGAGGGAGAGTGGCATAGACGTCACTGATGCCTCAGTGAATTCTGGGATTTGCACTGAGATCTTCAAGGAGGAATCTGTGATTCATCAGAGGAAAGTCTACAGTTTTATTCATCTGAGCATTCAGGAGTTTCTTGCTGCTTTTGACGTGTTGAACTGCTACTTAAGCTGTACAATGGAGACCCTTAAGGTTTTTGATTCAATGCATTATCTGCATAAAGGAGCAATAGATAAAGCCATTGGTAGTGAGAATGGACAGCTGGATCTGTTCCTTCGGTTCCTTCTGGGCATCTCACTGGAGTCCAATCAGAAACTCTTGCAGTActtactgacacacacagagaacagctCAGAGAGCATCAGGAGAACTTCACAGTACATTAAAGAGAAGATCAAAGATGGAAGTGAACTCTCCACTGAAAGGTCCATCAATCTGTTCCTCTGCCTGCTGGAAGTAAAAGATCGGACTCTGTCCGGAGAAATTCAGGAGTTTGTGAAATCAGAAAAGAAGCTTTCTCCTGCTCAATGCTCAACAATTGCCTACATGCTTCAGTTGTCAGAGAAGGCGCTGGTTGAGTTTGATCTGAAGAGATACAACACATCAGATGAGGGTAGAAGAAGACTGATACCAGCTGCAAGCAACTGCACTAAAGCTCTGTGAGTACACCATAGTATTACAGTGGGATATTTTGCAAAGTAAAAAACAATGCctttttgtttgggttttttaagTTAAAGGGTTAGAAAATTTGAAACaagaaaattatgtaatttgtaattatgaaattaattactcatccttttgttgttctaaacctgtaagacatttgttcatcttcaaTGCACAGATCTATGCACAGATCTATTAATTCAAATGTCACAAGATATAAACGAAAGGGTGTGtgctcagaaaaaaatgtttgtcagagcatgtgaataaaaatgtttttttagcaaacttttgtaaaaaaaaaaaaaaatgtacggctgtaaaatgcatgcaaataatatatttgatttggCTGACAGTTAAAAGATGATAAAGATAAAAAGCAGTAATAATCCACTAAAGTAGCCACTGGACTGATAGATcaaacattcacatttaaaatggtCATAATGCATTCTCCTACATACAGATCTATACAGTGatatgaggttgagtaaatgattagaATGAAACTTTTATCAGTGAATTATACCTCTAATGCCTGTTTGAATaggataaataataatataaaaaaaacactgacagcaTATTTGCATACTCTTCCTCCTAGATTTGCTGACTGTAAATTCACTGCTCAGTATTGTGAGAGTTTATCATCAGCTCTTCAGTTCTCAAACACTGGCCTGAGAGAGTTGGACCTGACTAATaatgatctgcaggattcaggagtgaagctgctatTTGATGGattgaagagtccaaactgtcagcTACATATACTGAGGTATTTATAAGGATTTAGCCATTTATTGACTATTGTGTGAGCAGTTATCTCAATGCTGGCATGTACTAAataactttacatttacatttagatttgtATTGACACAGGCCTAaacttttaaccaaaaaaaatgtcttataaaATGTACCAGGGGTTTAATACATTATtgcataacatttacattttctttttttatgcagtacATAAGCAGTtctaaatgttcaaataaaaatctgtgtttttcatACAGATAGTGCATAatcttaatttatttctgaaacattAGACTAGCACTAGGTTAATTCTCCTGAATGATTACATCAAAATGTCGTTTGCATGCCAAAGAGTGTTCTTCTGTGTGCCATATGTTGTCGACCTCTTATACTTTGGTAACAACACGTAAAGAAGGACcctgcataataaatatgtcaGGAAATCTTAGTAGATGTTTACTGCATTTGGTTAAAAGGGGTAAGGGGTGGTGAACAAAtttgaaactaaatatttattattttatccatAATGACAATCAGCAATGGTGTCAATGATAACAGATACAAAATACCCGCATATGACATAAACTTTAGTTTCACCACATATTATGTGATGTACTTCTGCATTTGGTCACATGCTTTACTGACCACCCCTTAATatattaaagcatatatattaaatatacattatataaacattttttaaagtatgaatTAATCTAGTATTAATCTGGTACTAACTACTGAACCTTTCGTGTTGTGACATTCCTAGTACTGATGTACAATCAAGCATATTAAACTTGCTGTGTAATGCTTTCCCCCTCATTGTTCTGTTCAGATTGCACCGCTGTAATCTCACTGGTCAGTCCTGCGAAAATGTGTCATCAGATCTACAGTCCTCTAACTGTgccctgagagagctggacctgagtaacaatgacctgcaggattcaggagtgaagctgctctctgatggactgaagagtccaaactgtcagcTGCAGATACTGAGGTTTGTAAAAAGAgtgttttgcatatatttggGTGAAGAGTGCTGGGCTGCCTCAGAAGAAATCTAGACCACTGGCACATTgctgtttagttgtttttttagtcAAAGTCTTTAAGATTACaggcaggtgggtttgatcaaGGCTGGATCTAAATAATGCAGGGAAATTGATCTCTAGGGCCAGAGTTGAGCACCCCTGCCCTACATAAAATTGTGTATCTAATTGTTTTCAATGGGAAACATCCTGTGGAACACTTATGGTCCTTTTTATCCAATGAGAAACCAAAAATGTACCTTGCCCAGTTGTTTGTAGATTATCAGActattgatgtgtgtgtgtgtgtgtaggttgtctggctgtatggtgacagaggaaggctgtggttttgtgtgttcagctctgagttcaaacccttcacacctaagagagctggatctgagctataATCACCCAGGACCATCAGGAGTCCAGCGACTTAGTGACAAACTGAACGATCCAACCTGCTCACTGGAGAAACTCAAGTATGTGAGGCAGTAACAGATGTCATGCTGTGTGTTATGTAGTAGAGTATGAACATGCTTGTGTCTTAAAACAGAAATTTATAGAATACAGTGTACATATAAGAACATTGTCAGCCATTTGTGTTGTGCTTCCGTTTTAAAGGCTTCAGGTCTCAGGAAAAGTGGGTATCACGTCTTGTGCAATTAGGTATCTAGTGAATTGGCTTTAGATGAAGCCTACTGAATGCaataagacttaaaaaaaatcaattaattactGGCATATAGGCTGGCACACAGAGTGCACACAAAAACGGACTGAAACACACTTGAATTCCAAATAGACAAAAtgatatactaataatatactCAGCCATCTTCTAGGAGCTAATCCATTATTCCAATAATGAAAAGGAAGATTAATAAAACTTAAAGTTTTCAAATAAGAATGACAGTGCAGATGTTAGCgctgttaataaaacatatgcTATAGTATACTGATTTGACAAAAGTGAGGAGAAATGATGcaaagctaaaataaacaaaaaaggatatttctttttattatgcagataaaacatgaaaaagtgcTAGAAAAGGAGGGATAATTAGAACAGTCTGTAGCCACATTTggaatatatgtgtatatgtgtgtgtcaagtgagtttatgtttttgtattttttgtgtgtgtttatagtgtGGAACATGCAGCAGATTTcaggattacagcaggactACGGAAGTGTAGGTCTAAACACACAGATGGTGATAGTTGTTTTGTATGTACTTCTCATCTCCCTTTTTGTGTTCAGAT
Encoded proteins:
- the LOC122323876 gene encoding NACHT, LRR and PYD domains-containing protein 12-like, translating into MENRNTVYPAASSASEKSDQSMEFPPRFSEGAVTSDTSENMDDLIQDQSRCGSCEQVLSDSVSITCGHSFCSQCISFYWDQSRLPEDFDCPLCIKRSRTHPVLPMPVFNKLASLQVESRDLKRVKEKHKTSMKDRYESLFEGIKHKENETLLNRIYTQLYIIEGESDGVNEEHEVLQMEKTARTQPAEHTSIYCNDIFKASPEPKCEEKDKLRVVLTKGIAGIGKTISVQKFILDWAEGKANQEVDFMFLLPFRELNLIQDHKYSLQKLLMDFHPELQDLDSKIYEECKIVFIFDGLDESRIPLMFTDTHKVCDVTETSSVGVLMSNLMKGELLPSALIWITSRPAAANQIPSEYINRLTEIQGFNESQKEEYFRKRISDQHQANKIISHIRRARSLHIMCHIPVFCWISSTVLQKLLEKDLSAEIPQTLTEMYIHFLLIQINMRNQKYEERDPEKLMESNKEVIVKLARVAFRQLIKGNVMFYEEDLRESGIDVTDASVNSGICTEIFKEESVIHQRKVYSFIHLSIQEFLAAFDVLNCYLSCTMETLKVFDSMHYLHKGAIDKAIGSENGQLDLFLRFLLGISLESNQKLLQYLLTHTENSSESIRRTSQYIKEKIKDGSELSTERSINLFLCLLEVKDRTLSGEIQEFVKSEKKLSPAQCSTIAYMLQLSEKALVEFDLKRYNTSDEGRRRLIPAASNCTKALFADCKFTAQYCESLSSALQFSNTGLRELDLTNNDLQDSGVKLLFDGLKSPNCQLHILRLHRCNLTGQSCENVSSDLQSSNCALRELDLSNNDLQDSGVKLLSDGLKSPNCQLQILRLSGCMVTEEGCGFVCSALSSNPSHLRELDLSYNHPGPSGVQRLSDKLNDPTCSLEKLNVEHAADFRITAGLRKYACDLTLDPNTAHTQVLLSEDKKMAKHVKDHQSYPDHPERFECLQVLCGEGLSGRCYWEAEWSGTGTEISVSYKDISRKGGSDCMFGFNQKSWNISGFYKRFIACHNNTSTDIPAPLFSSNRVGVYLDSSAGTLSFYGVSDTHTLTHIHTFNTTFTEPVYAGFGVYYDSSVSLCHIQQGCQT